One genomic window of Halogeometricum rufum includes the following:
- a CDS encoding class I SAM-dependent methyltransferase: MSETPTLSEPTTSNDAREQRLERWVKQPPVGPNMQYLRDAERVAALDHLGHRDRVLDLASESTLTAGLDADEVVRLDFSAGASETAREELGDSVDTYEVTEPEAPRLPFPDDHFDGAVCIGPYDWKFLDVAGLTDEVHRVTASDGLYVFSVPTPRSPYAANGNNRFYEPAEALDVVSPDWHLADFDLLFQYPRRLHLLVNSLPEDLQDRFVTVSERLSDELTDREMWSRASYIVLAVRPMKFESYLERGVDALFRPTKEDGFWDEVTDSIIRALNYEFDGDDVTWSRDESREWRYATMAMMGVMNWRASPVGSDRHDEKIHREFEYFDEHIASGELPEEMPSYGLGPLLSAYATAATVFEDRRESYLDSARTLFDHAAETVEFDHAEDSLVLYGATYLLEADPTDERVRGFVERGLAEVSDRRDTEGLFHFDNATTRRHQNQMYTCWALSRAIEVTGQTGYLADVESALDYTIENRMREDGAFVWEDLPAYARVPGEIRNRLTSQTPYWHYLYECHQTFFVNAVAHYDDAGGEEDYTHEVRRAMAWIFETNGTGRDLVDVSGIGVPMRQVTVDGRMDNRQFTRGWRDQQYKGTYEVGSYVMALTHLLDGTID; encoded by the coding sequence ATGTCAGAAACTCCAACTCTCTCCGAGCCGACGACGTCGAACGACGCCCGCGAACAGCGTCTCGAACGGTGGGTGAAACAGCCCCCGGTCGGGCCGAACATGCAGTACCTCCGCGACGCCGAACGCGTCGCCGCACTCGACCACCTCGGTCACCGCGACCGGGTACTGGACCTCGCGTCCGAGTCGACGCTGACGGCCGGCCTCGACGCCGACGAAGTCGTCCGCCTCGACTTCTCCGCCGGCGCCAGCGAGACGGCCCGCGAGGAACTCGGCGACAGCGTCGACACCTACGAAGTCACCGAACCCGAGGCCCCGCGCCTGCCGTTCCCGGACGACCACTTCGACGGCGCGGTGTGCATCGGCCCCTACGACTGGAAGTTCCTCGACGTGGCCGGCCTGACCGACGAAGTCCACCGCGTCACCGCGTCCGACGGTCTCTACGTCTTCTCCGTGCCGACTCCGCGGTCACCCTACGCGGCCAACGGGAACAACCGGTTCTACGAACCCGCGGAGGCACTCGACGTCGTCTCTCCCGACTGGCACCTCGCGGACTTCGACCTCCTGTTTCAGTACCCCCGCCGCCTCCACCTCCTCGTCAACTCCCTCCCCGAGGACCTGCAGGACCGGTTCGTCACCGTCTCCGAACGCCTGTCCGATGAACTGACGGACCGCGAGATGTGGTCCCGCGCCTCCTACATCGTCCTCGCGGTGCGGCCGATGAAGTTCGAGTCGTACCTCGAACGCGGCGTCGACGCCCTGTTCCGCCCGACGAAGGAGGACGGCTTCTGGGACGAGGTGACTGACTCCATCATCCGCGCGCTGAACTACGAGTTCGACGGCGACGACGTGACGTGGTCGCGCGACGAGAGCAGAGAGTGGCGCTACGCCACGATGGCGATGATGGGCGTGATGAACTGGCGGGCGTCGCCCGTCGGGTCGGACCGCCACGACGAGAAGATTCACCGCGAGTTCGAGTACTTCGACGAGCACATCGCGTCGGGCGAACTCCCCGAGGAGATGCCGAGTTACGGTCTCGGCCCCCTGCTGTCGGCCTACGCGACGGCCGCGACGGTGTTCGAGGACCGACGCGAGTCGTACCTCGACTCGGCGCGGACGCTGTTCGACCACGCCGCGGAGACGGTCGAGTTCGACCACGCCGAGGACAGTCTCGTCCTCTACGGCGCGACGTACCTCCTCGAGGCGGACCCGACGGACGAACGCGTCCGCGGGTTCGTCGAACGCGGCCTCGCCGAGGTGTCGGACCGCCGTGACACCGAGGGCCTGTTCCACTTCGACAACGCGACGACGCGCCGGCACCAGAACCAGATGTACACCTGCTGGGCGCTCTCCCGCGCCATCGAGGTGACCGGACAGACGGGCTACCTGGCCGACGTGGAGTCGGCCCTCGACTACACTATCGAGAACCGAATGCGCGAGGACGGCGCGTTCGTCTGGGAGGACCTGCCCGCCTACGCCCGCGTTCCCGGCGAGATACGGAACCGCCTGACGTCGCAGACGCCGTACTGGCACTACCTGTACGAGTGTCACCAGACGTTCTTCGTCAACGCCGTCGCGCACTACGACGACGCGGGCGGCGAGGAGGACTACACCCACGAGGTGCGCCGCGCGATGGCGTGGATATTCGAGACGAACGGCACCGGCCGGGACCTCGTCGACGTGTCGGGTATCGGCGTCCCGATGCGGCAGGTGACCGTCGACGGCCGGATGGACAACCGGCAGTTCACGCGCGGGTGGCGCGACCAGCAGTACAAGGGAACGTACGAGGTGGGGTCGTACGTGATGGCGCTGACGCACCTGCTCGACGGCACCATCGACTGA
- a CDS encoding sulfatase, with amino-acid sequence MTQTQSRPNIIWISLESVRADHTSVGGYHRDTTPNLRRIADLRDGRSFDNCFSHARWTPAVSSSILTGTYLTTHGVGHANTRDVRRLPEDLQTVPELLSATGYATAGFSTNPWISDVTGLDRGFERFKANPNRDDFLSPRGVRAGLKYLREFTSTGAGFETEPIYHAQCLPPYYQCQSLCEWVDDLSADEEDRPYFLYTHMNSSHHPYNPPLSLLERFLGEFEGTPKEAIETAKELTNNIWREVAHGCDFTDQERAALTAVYDAELAFTDHLVGKLFDHVRRNTDEKTVFVVTGDHGELFGEQGVLGHNLTLHDGLTKVPMVTYGMNFPERVTEGIVQHVDVMQTLVGAVGGDTSQFQGVDLTRETRDYALMQRGPRLDDLDTILEHNPDCDIGRYHAGAVDCIRSAEWKLQRSDDRTELFALPDEETNVADDHPDVAAEMEAKLDEMLPDKRFDDDDREAANQVELSSQMEDHLADLGYL; translated from the coding sequence ATGACGCAGACGCAGTCACGACCCAACATTATCTGGATCTCTCTGGAGAGCGTCCGCGCGGACCACACCTCCGTGGGCGGCTACCACCGCGACACGACGCCGAACCTCCGCCGAATCGCCGACCTGCGCGACGGGCGGTCGTTCGACAACTGCTTCTCGCACGCCCGGTGGACGCCCGCCGTCTCGTCGTCGATTCTGACGGGGACGTACCTCACGACGCACGGCGTCGGCCACGCCAACACGCGCGACGTCCGCCGCCTCCCCGAGGACCTGCAGACGGTGCCGGAACTGCTGAGTGCGACGGGCTACGCCACCGCCGGGTTCAGCACGAACCCGTGGATAAGCGACGTGACCGGACTGGACCGCGGGTTCGAGCGGTTCAAGGCGAATCCGAACCGCGACGACTTCCTCTCGCCGCGGGGCGTGCGGGCCGGGCTGAAGTACCTCCGCGAGTTCACCTCGACGGGGGCCGGGTTCGAGACGGAACCCATCTACCACGCGCAGTGTCTCCCGCCGTACTACCAGTGTCAGTCGCTGTGCGAGTGGGTGGACGACCTCTCGGCGGACGAGGAGGACCGCCCGTACTTCCTCTACACCCACATGAACAGTTCCCACCACCCGTACAACCCACCGCTGTCGCTGTTAGAGCGGTTCCTCGGCGAGTTCGAGGGGACGCCGAAGGAGGCCATCGAGACGGCGAAGGAACTGACGAACAACATCTGGCGAGAGGTCGCCCACGGCTGTGACTTCACCGACCAGGAGCGTGCGGCGCTCACAGCGGTCTACGACGCCGAACTCGCGTTCACGGACCACCTCGTCGGCAAACTGTTCGACCACGTGCGCCGGAACACCGACGAGAAGACGGTGTTCGTCGTCACCGGCGACCACGGCGAACTGTTCGGCGAACAGGGCGTCCTCGGGCACAACCTCACCCTGCACGACGGTCTGACGAAGGTGCCGATGGTGACGTACGGGATGAACTTCCCCGAACGCGTCACCGAGGGTATCGTCCAGCACGTGGACGTGATGCAGACGCTGGTCGGTGCCGTCGGCGGCGACACGAGCCAGTTCCAGGGCGTGGACCTGACGCGCGAGACGCGCGATTACGCGCTGATGCAACGCGGTCCCCGCCTCGACGATTTGGACACCATCCTCGAACACAACCCGGACTGCGACATCGGCCGGTACCACGCCGGCGCGGTGGACTGCATCCGCTCTGCGGAGTGGAAACTCCAGCGCAGCGACGACCGGACGGAACTGTTCGCCCTCCCCGACGAGGAGACGAACGTCGCGGACGACCATCCCGACGTCGCCGCCGAGATGGAGGCCAAACTGGACGAGATGCTGCCGGACAAGCGGTTCGACGACGACGACCGGGAGGCGGCCAACCAGGTGGAACTCTCCTCGCAGATGGAGGACCACCTCGCCGACCTCGGCTACCTGTAA